In Manduca sexta isolate Smith_Timp_Sample1 unplaced genomic scaffold, JHU_Msex_v1.0 HiC_scaffold_1173, whole genome shotgun sequence, the genomic window TACTTAAGCTGGTACCCAAGAAAGCTTCAgcgtttattgtttttattctgtTATGGTCAGCTATTAGAACACTTAAACTACTTACTTCGTAAAATCTTTCATTTTGCAAGCTGTCGATTTCATTGAATGACATATCTAAGGTATGTAAATAGGTTAAACGACGAAATATCCCATAACCGAGAGTGGTCAAAGcgttatgtgatatatttagtGTATGCAACAGTGTATTATCCAAAAAAGTCCCTGgttgtataaatgtaattttgttataacTCACATCTAGTTTTCTGAGAGTTTTTAAATTTGCAAACGATGTAACATTCAGCTTcactatattgttattatttaacacaaGACTGTCAAGATGTGTTAATTGTTGCAGATTTAATGTCTGTGTAGCCTTTAGTTTCGCATAAGAAATGTCTATAGTGAATATTGGAATATTGCTAGCGTATGTTAAATTAAGTGCACATGTTATACCTTTCAAATAgagattgtttaaattataatttgtgcgGACAGCTGACACGTTTAAGTTCAAATGTGGATTGTAAGATAAATCTAAACTTCGTAAATCTTTCTGATCAGTAAATGCGTCATCGTCTATATTTAATAGATTGTTATTTGAGAATGATATCTTAATTAGATTAATAAACCCGCGCAGTGTGTCCTTGCCAATGATGGTTAGACGATTTCCATCCAGAAACAAAGTGCGTAGACCAGTCAATTCAGTAGCATTAACATTAAACACGTCTAATTGGTTGAATGAGAGATCTATCGATTGAATAGCACCGGTTTTGTGGAAGGCATTGTATTGCAGCTCATTAATTTTACTATAGGACACATTCAGATCTCTAAGCTGTATCATACTCATAAAAGAGTTGTTACAAATGGCGGTCAACATACTACGAGATATGTCCAGACTGGGCAAAAGAATTTAGTCCTTCAAACGTGTTTTCTTCTAACGCTCCACTTAACGGATTGTtggatatttcaaaatttgttaATTCCTTTAACGACTTGAATGAATCTGTGTCTAAAtgagaaatattattgtatgaaaGATCTAAGAACTGTAGTGAAtttaaattgtgaaagtatTCGAATCTCACTTCAGTTATATGGTTATTTCTTAACAACAGAGATTGTAAATTAGCAAGATCATCTTTGTTGAAGTCTAAATTTGTAATTCTGTTGTGCGATAAATCCAGTTCATACAAATGTTGcggtaatttaaaaacaatttttagatAGTgactgtatattattattattaagaagaattttttgtacattttccaACCCGAAAATGCGTAATCTTCTATGGTCGACAATTGTTGATTGCCTAAATCCAGCTGTGTTACATATTGTAGACCTTCAAAGGTACCCCTTACAATTGACCCCGTTAAGGCATTATCTTGTATTAAAAATGAGGACACAGTTTTCCCTTTGAATATTCCTCGTGGTAGTACCAAAAAATGGTTCCCTGCAAGATTAATTTCCTTTAAATCGTTTAAGTTTGCAAACATCTGTTTAGCTATTGTCTTCAACTGATTCCCGCTCAAATCTAAACTcgttaataaattcatattatcaAATGCGTTTGCATCCAAATTTGCTATCGAATTTGAACTCAGGTCGAGGCGCTTTAAATTTGTTAGGCTATCTAAATCCGACCGTTTAACTtcgtataatttgttatttttaaagctgagtgttattaatttactaaaccTAATAAGTGAAGAATTGATATCGGAGATTCTGTTATGCgtcatatttaaatacaacaaattttgACAGCCTTCGAACGTGATTGGGGTTACAGCGTCGATGTAATTATACGAAAGATCTAGGTA contains:
- the LOC119191196 gene encoding slit homolog 1 protein-like, which produces MLTAICNNSFMSMIQLRDLNVSYSKINELQYNAFHKTGAIQSIDLSFNQLDVFNVNATELTGLRTLFLDGNRLTIIGKDTLRGFINLIKISFSNNNLLNIDDDAFTDQKDLRSLDLSYNPHLNLNVSAVRTNYNLNNLYLKGITCALNLTYASNIPIFTIDISYAKLKATQTLNLQQLTHLDSLVLNNNNIVKLNVTSFANLKTLRKLDVSYNKITFIQPGTFLDNTLLHTLNISHNALTTLGYGIFRRLTYLHTLDMSFNEIDSLQNERFYEVSSLSVLIADHNRIKTINAEAFLGTSLSTLSIGENPIPCDLLVNLRDKNLPFEITAIKLEETSDYDNIHGVICNGNTKAHTALLSDKHDNEEGNKILIDIRDILLRNNKITENKDTNMQPREETKYEEDNNSKLLNMSNTIEKIANNTYRFESNVGNITSQILNENNLTNSLLGKISKFLSTHWHAIYTPVKENGSQSLMPYIEAVKSDLENSIAEGKEKMDEMNKKIAIINSEINSMRINDAPKHEKYVATESHTQTESLFTKTCLALILSILVCIILYKFYKSRMFIRNRLSISTRELPGAMEHSAL
- the LOC119191197 gene encoding LOW QUALITY PROTEIN: leucine-rich repeat-containing protein egg-6-like (The sequence of the model RefSeq protein was modified relative to this genomic sequence to represent the inferred CDS: deleted 2 bases in 1 codon), whose protein sequence is MSHNEYYIQEPNLIAMRNLATLDVSSNHLAIAKLTNTNELPSLTSINLSNNIIKKIDVSSGEYVYERLTHIDLSHNYLVSLPDAIFHRFRELEYLDLSYNYIDAVTPITFEGCQNLLYLNMTHNRISDINSSLIRFSKLITLSFKNNKLYEVKRSDLDSLTNLKRLDLSSNSIANLDANAFDNMNLLTSLDLSGNQLKTIAKQMFANLNDLKEINLAGNHFLVLPRGIFKGKTVSSFLIQDNALTGSIVRGTFEGLQYVTQLDLGNQQLSTIELRIFGLENVQKILLNNNNIQSLSKNCF